In one window of Thermosinus carboxydivorans Nor1 DNA:
- a CDS encoding sensor histidine kinase, with amino-acid sequence MFQRTLRRLSIINSVVFLLIFLTFGAVLYGYVAYRLFDKVDDAMRFKAENFKIVNGRAILPGRVRFLFDPRIIILVRDSQGRVTSSFPSEVAELERLAALASQVDAGKVHISEVDSHAYRLISLPYRYEENVLQTERGPIVVKDVIAVSIVDSEVALLRNLFMIIVSGLVIGMLIIIMAGYYLARRAMVPIQAAWEKQQQFVADASHELRTPLAVIKSNAELMLRHPDHTIEDESIRVTNIVREVRRMTRLVADLLTLARADANQSELQLGAVSLSELVDAVSEQFKPLAQLEGHTLTVAVYEQLELVGDRERLYQLLVILLDNAVKYTPPPGHILITGVRQGSHILLTVEDSGQGIPPEDLPRVFDRFYRGDKARSREKGGTGLGLAIAKWIVEKHGGKIWVESKVGVGTKFSVLLPVKFIKRV; translated from the coding sequence GGCTTACCGGCTTTTTGATAAAGTTGATGATGCAATGCGGTTTAAAGCGGAAAACTTTAAAATCGTAAATGGGCGTGCCATTCTGCCAGGACGGGTCCGGTTTTTATTTGATCCGCGCATCATTATTTTGGTGCGCGACAGCCAGGGGCGGGTTACCAGTTCTTTTCCCAGCGAGGTTGCCGAGCTGGAGCGTCTTGCTGCGTTGGCTTCACAGGTCGATGCGGGGAAAGTCCACATTAGCGAAGTTGACAGCCATGCTTACCGACTTATTAGCCTGCCATACCGGTATGAGGAAAATGTCCTGCAGACCGAGCGCGGGCCAATTGTCGTAAAAGACGTCATTGCCGTGAGTATCGTCGATTCCGAGGTCGCCTTACTCCGCAACCTTTTTATGATTATTGTCAGCGGACTGGTTATCGGGATGCTTATTATTATCATGGCAGGATATTACTTAGCCAGGCGGGCGATGGTTCCCATTCAGGCGGCCTGGGAGAAGCAGCAGCAGTTTGTGGCCGATGCTTCTCATGAATTGCGCACACCGCTAGCCGTAATAAAAAGCAATGCTGAACTTATGCTGAGACACCCTGACCATACCATCGAAGATGAAAGTATCCGGGTTACCAACATCGTCAGGGAAGTCAGGCGGATGACAAGGTTGGTTGCCGATTTGCTCACTTTAGCCAGGGCCGATGCTAATCAGTCTGAGCTGCAACTGGGTGCGGTCAGCTTAAGCGAGCTGGTCGATGCTGTTAGCGAACAGTTTAAACCGCTGGCCCAGTTGGAAGGACATACCCTGACCGTGGCGGTGTATGAACAACTAGAACTAGTGGGCGACCGGGAACGGCTATATCAGTTGCTGGTCATTTTATTGGACAATGCCGTAAAATACACGCCGCCTCCCGGGCATATCTTAATCACCGGGGTCAGGCAGGGCAGCCATATTCTGCTAACGGTCGAAGACTCCGGGCAGGGGATACCGCCGGAGGATTTGCCGCGTGTTTTCGACCGGTTTTATCGGGGCGATAAAGCCCGGTCACGGGAAAAAGGCGGAACCGGTTTAGGACTGGCGATTGCCAAGTGGATTGTCGAAAAGCATGGAGGCAAAATATGGGTGGAGAGCAAGGTCGGCGTAGGGACAAAGTTCAGTGTGCTTTTGCCGGTAAAATTTATTAAAAGAGTTTGA